A region from the Bacteroidota bacterium genome encodes:
- a CDS encoding TetR/AcrR family transcriptional regulator has translation MPVKKVEKFTIIKEALNLFRTQGYHKTTMSNIGDACGLLKGSIYHYFSSKEDLMKEVLEVLRDHYRDKVFIYAYDTELTASQKLKLLGEKSIDVFANGEGACLMANIAMETNDVVPEFRKPIKQFFDDWISALTNIYNERYSKEAAEIFAKETVCAIEGAAMMMRIYNDRSYLIKAHEMIIEKFEKASKQALIS, from the coding sequence ATGCCTGTTAAAAAAGTAGAGAAATTCACCATTATTAAGGAAGCACTGAATCTTTTCAGAACACAGGGTTATCATAAAACAACGATGTCGAATATTGGTGATGCCTGTGGTTTGCTCAAGGGAAGTATTTATCATTATTTTTCTTCTAAAGAAGATCTGATGAAAGAAGTTCTTGAAGTTTTGAGAGATCACTACCGCGATAAAGTTTTTATTTATGCCTACGATACTGAATTAACAGCTTCTCAAAAACTGAAGTTGCTGGGTGAAAAAAGTATTGATGTTTTTGCCAATGGAGAAGGTGCCTGTCTCATGGCAAATATTGCCATGGAAACAAATGATGTTGTTCCTGAATTCCGTAAACCTATCAAACAATTCTTCGATGATTGGATAAGTGCACTTACTAATATTTATAATGAAAGATATAGTAAAGAAGCCGCAGAAATTTTTGCAAAAGAAACTGTTTGTGCAATAGAAGGTGCAGCTATGATGATGCGGATTTATAATGATAGATCTTATTTAATTAAAGCACATGAAATGATCATTGAAAAATTTGAAAAAGCAAGTAAACAAGCTTTGATCAGTTAA
- the purD gene encoding phosphoribosylamine--glycine ligase, protein MKILLLGSGGREHALAWKIIQSPQCEELFIAPGNPGTALCGQNINIRATDFALLATFTLEQRIDMIVVGPEDPLVEGVVDYFATYPGLESIPVIGPSKIAAQMEGSKVFAKAFMLRNKVQTPAYKEFSAETISEATNYINEHSLPVVLKADGLAAGKGVVICNDQEQAKNELQLMLSGKFGTAGNKVVVEQFLHGIELTVIVLTDGNHYLILPPSKDYKKAGDGDTGLNTGGMGAVSPPPFVTEGFMQKVKEKIIDPTISGLKKEGIKYKGFLYFGLFNCNDEPYLIEYNARLGDPETQVILPRIKNDLLELFMAVHNETLKDQILSIDERACAAVILASDGYPGQFEKGKSISGLENTENCMVFQAGTTLDANGSLITSGGRVLAVSAYGSDLFEALRTCYINAGRIYYDTRYFRRDIGWDL, encoded by the coding sequence ATGAAGATATTGTTGCTTGGTTCAGGTGGAAGGGAACATGCACTCGCCTGGAAAATAATACAGTCCCCGCAATGCGAAGAGTTGTTTATTGCTCCTGGTAATCCAGGCACTGCATTATGCGGTCAAAATATAAATATCAGGGCAACAGATTTTGCTTTACTCGCAACTTTTACCCTGGAGCAAAGAATTGATATGATCGTGGTAGGTCCTGAAGATCCACTTGTTGAAGGTGTGGTTGATTATTTTGCCACTTACCCCGGTTTGGAATCAATACCGGTTATCGGACCTTCCAAAATTGCGGCGCAAATGGAAGGATCTAAAGTTTTTGCTAAGGCCTTTATGTTGCGCAACAAGGTACAAACACCTGCATATAAAGAGTTTTCCGCTGAAACAATTTCTGAAGCAACCAATTATATTAATGAACATTCATTGCCTGTCGTATTAAAAGCAGATGGTTTGGCTGCTGGTAAAGGCGTTGTAATTTGTAACGATCAGGAGCAGGCAAAAAATGAGTTGCAGTTAATGTTATCAGGAAAATTTGGTACAGCAGGAAATAAAGTTGTAGTGGAACAATTTCTTCACGGTATAGAATTAACCGTAATTGTATTGACGGATGGTAATCACTACCTTATTTTACCTCCATCTAAAGATTATAAAAAAGCCGGTGACGGTGATACAGGATTAAATACAGGAGGAATGGGCGCAGTGTCACCACCGCCATTTGTTACAGAAGGTTTTATGCAAAAGGTGAAAGAAAAAATAATTGATCCTACAATTTCCGGACTTAAAAAAGAAGGCATTAAATACAAGGGTTTTTTATACTTCGGTCTTTTTAATTGTAATGATGAACCTTATCTTATTGAATATAATGCGCGTTTGGGTGATCCGGAAACGCAGGTGATATTGCCAAGAATTAAAAACGATCTGCTTGAACTTTTTATGGCAGTTCATAACGAAACATTGAAAGATCAGATTCTTTCCATTGATGAAAGAGCATGTGCAGCGGTTATTTTAGCAAGCGATGGTTATCCCGGTCAGTTTGAAAAAGGAAAATCGATAAGCGGATTGGAGAACACCGAAAATTGTATGGTATTCCAAGCTGGTACTACTTTAGATGCAAATGGAAGCCTGATTACAAGTGGTGGTCGTGTGCTTGCCGTCTCCGCTTATGGTTCCGATTTGTTTGAAGCTCTGCGAACCTGTTATATAAATGCCGGAAGAATTTACTACGATACCCGATATTTTCGAAGAGATATAGGCTGGGATCTCTGA
- the metF gene encoding methylenetetrahydrofolate reductase [NAD(P)H], which translates to MKVTEHINRADKTLLSFEILPPLKGKSIHNIYEVLDQLIDVNPAFINVTYHRSEYIYKKRGDDRFDKVFIRKRPGTVGICAAIQFKYKIDAVAHIICGGFTKEDTEDALIDLSYLNIDNVLLLRGDASKNERDFIPEPGGHKYADELVSQVVNMNNGIYLEEDSIQGYKTDFNIGVAGYPEKNFESPNLKSDLKYLKHKVDQGADYIVTQMFYDNNKYFDFVKKCRAEGITVPIIPGIKPITGASQIQSIPRTFHVDIPEELNDMIDACTSIEEVKQAGVNWCIDQSKELVRHGVPCIHYYTMGNVGAMRKIIKEVFP; encoded by the coding sequence ATGAAGGTAACCGAACATATAAACAGGGCCGATAAGACCTTATTATCTTTTGAGATATTGCCGCCTTTAAAAGGCAAAAGCATACATAATATTTACGAGGTTTTGGATCAACTTATTGATGTTAATCCCGCTTTTATTAATGTTACCTATCATCGAAGCGAATACATTTATAAAAAAAGAGGTGATGATAGATTTGACAAAGTATTTATCAGGAAACGTCCCGGCACTGTTGGAATTTGTGCAGCTATACAATTTAAATACAAAATTGACGCTGTTGCGCATATCATTTGTGGAGGATTTACAAAAGAGGATACTGAAGATGCATTGATAGATCTTAGTTATTTAAATATTGATAATGTTTTATTGTTGCGGGGAGATGCCTCCAAAAACGAACGCGATTTTATTCCTGAACCGGGCGGGCATAAATATGCGGATGAATTAGTTTCTCAGGTTGTAAATATGAATAATGGAATTTATTTAGAGGAAGATTCTATTCAGGGATATAAAACAGATTTTAATATTGGAGTGGCCGGATATCCGGAAAAAAATTTTGAAAGTCCCAATTTAAAAAGCGACTTAAAATATTTAAAACACAAGGTTGATCAGGGGGCAGATTATATTGTTACACAAATGTTTTACGACAACAATAAATATTTTGATTTTGTAAAAAAATGCCGGGCAGAAGGAATAACGGTTCCAATTATTCCCGGTATTAAACCTATAACCGGAGCATCACAAATACAATCAATACCCAGAACTTTCCATGTTGATATTCCGGAAGAATTAAATGATATGATTGATGCATGCACCTCCATAGAAGAGGTAAAACAAGCCGGTGTAAATTGGTGTATCGACCAATCCAAAGAATTAGTTCGACATGGAGTTCCCTGTATACATTATTACACCATGGGTAATGTTGGAGCTATGCGGAAGATCATTAAGGAGGTTTTTCCATGA
- the tnpA gene encoding IS200/IS605 family transposase produces MSRTFSQIYIQVVFAVQGRQNLIQKSWKDELHKYISGIITEKNQKSIIVNGMPDHIHAFIGLKPSMALSDVVREMKNNSSNFINDQKFVDGKFSWQEGYGAFSYSHSQISNVYDYILNQEQHHQSKKFREEYIELLKSFQIEFEERNLFQWIDF; encoded by the coding sequence ATGTCACGAACATTTTCACAAATTTACATTCAAGTTGTATTTGCTGTTCAAGGACGTCAAAACCTCATCCAAAAATCTTGGAAAGACGAATTACACAAATACATTTCTGGAATTATCACCGAAAAAAACCAAAAATCAATAATTGTAAATGGAATGCCTGACCATATTCATGCTTTTATTGGTTTAAAACCTTCTATGGCATTATCAGATGTTGTGCGGGAAATGAAAAATAATTCATCAAATTTTATTAATGACCAAAAATTCGTTGATGGTAAATTTTCATGGCAAGAAGGTTATGGTGCATTTTCTTATTCTCATTCTCAAATTTCCAATGTTTATGATTACATATTAAATCAAGAACAACATCATCAAAGTAAAAAATTCCGAGAGGAATACATAGAATTATTGAAGTCGTTTCAAATTGAATTTGAGGAAAGAAATTTATTTCAATGGATTGATTTTTGA
- a CDS encoding PQQ-binding-like beta-propeller repeat protein: MFIIILNSLILLLYGCKEVEFENYSVTNSNEDISPIPLVWQIPLAEDTMEKNCIAPLVFNNGVLFSSQNLAQFDPIFLKFAETDSGNIIWQTDAAFEINCTNPSTVAGNGSYIYDHYYVTLCNSDPRVVDLNDGSIFWHYECPDGRMPKITHFNNIIFHVHLTGINPFYSGAIVMTDIYSGIWDTIFTIDMVDDFSVGLYPPTAVVDINNDTILYFQNRQYRTSPYEGKIDLYAYNMTADTILWMVEDLDPQGNSSIYPPLFYDGKIYFKGTFNIFCLNAETGETIWQKLFTGFGEDLLMGNLMLLENKLIVKTSYESIYALDPVSGSVIWDNQDAGATPSDMVYFNGVLYYGSYGDGKLHAIDIFTGNQLWEMDSPNKGKPNTYNANLTWPVAIDPVLNRLYTSDSYFFICFQLEN, encoded by the coding sequence ATGTTTATAATCATATTAAACAGTTTAATTCTACTTCTTTACGGATGTAAGGAAGTAGAATTTGAAAATTACTCTGTTACAAATTCCAATGAAGATATTTCTCCAATACCCTTAGTTTGGCAAATTCCACTTGCAGAAGATACGATGGAAAAAAATTGTATTGCACCTTTGGTGTTTAACAATGGAGTGCTATTTAGTTCTCAGAATTTGGCTCAATTTGATCCCATATTTTTAAAATTTGCGGAGACGGATTCAGGAAATATTATTTGGCAAACAGATGCCGCCTTTGAAATTAATTGTACAAATCCAAGTACTGTTGCAGGTAATGGAAGTTATATTTATGATCATTATTATGTAACACTTTGCAATTCCGATCCGAGGGTGGTAGATCTTAATGATGGAAGTATATTTTGGCATTATGAATGTCCTGATGGAAGGATGCCAAAAATAACCCACTTCAATAATATAATTTTCCATGTGCACTTAACCGGAATAAATCCATTTTATTCCGGAGCAATTGTTATGACAGATATTTATTCCGGTATTTGGGATACGATTTTTACTATTGATATGGTGGATGATTTTTCCGTGGGACTTTATCCTCCAACGGCGGTAGTAGATATAAATAATGATACGATTCTGTATTTTCAAAATAGACAATACAGAACTTCACCTTATGAAGGCAAAATTGATCTTTATGCCTATAATATGACTGCCGACACTATTTTGTGGATGGTGGAAGATTTAGATCCACAGGGGAACAGTTCAATTTATCCACCTTTATTTTATGATGGAAAAATTTATTTTAAGGGTACCTTCAATATTTTTTGTTTGAATGCAGAAACCGGTGAAACTATTTGGCAAAAATTATTTACAGGGTTTGGGGAAGATTTATTGATGGGGAATTTGATGCTGTTGGAAAATAAACTAATTGTGAAAACAAGTTACGAAAGTATTTATGCACTGGATCCTGTTTCCGGATCTGTAATATGGGATAACCAGGATGCCGGTGCTACTCCTTCCGATATGGTGTATTTCAATGGTGTATTATATTACGGCAGTTATGGTGATGGAAAACTACACGCTATTGATATATTTACAGGCAACCAGTTATGGGAAATGGATTCTCCCAATAAGGGTAAACCAAATACGTATAATGCCAACCTAACATGGCCGGTAGCAATTGACCCTGTTTTAAATAGATTATATACATCAGATAGTTATTTCTTTATTTGTTTTCAACTTGAAAATTGA
- a CDS encoding T9SS type A sorting domain-containing protein — MKLLAIGLYSNHPANRNLEFILRYPPEKFKTLFLLIPFLILQFKISNGQGTVKSSINYVTETKVFYLISDSINAFSITEKVNLLPEITRDSIVRLVYTNNDLKTTIYHQENNLYEAWMTKPVKTIIDKSRIKVYDRFNHLLVNELHSSMYRSNYNAIKNYLTEHSADIIPDFIQLTATLKREMLDSGFVYSNVGSGYNKFTRDSMEMIFNNAKRSNELIMYKSDGTFNYSIKKGFRMNAAGKIVPSYTIEKKWDDRFPANCVQEYKIVQYPSYTFTNYGPGKFAEEEDEEAVEDVDRINLSPNPAHNFIKVWLPESASGLKLYVYDNTGRLKLENPIIDGVTEFNVNISSFDRGIYILKLIGDTVNYSETFIKN, encoded by the coding sequence ATGAAATTACTTGCTATTGGTTTGTATTCAAACCACCCGGCGAATCGCAATTTGGAATTTATTTTGCGATACCCACCCGAAAAATTTAAAACACTTTTTTTGTTGATCCCCTTTTTGATTTTGCAATTTAAAATTTCAAATGGACAAGGCACTGTTAAAAGTTCTATTAATTACGTCACGGAAACAAAGGTGTTCTACCTTATCTCCGATTCTATTAATGCATTTTCTATTACGGAAAAAGTTAATTTATTACCGGAGATCACCAGAGACAGTATTGTTCGTTTGGTTTACACGAATAATGATCTGAAAACTACCATTTATCATCAGGAAAATAATCTTTATGAAGCTTGGATGACAAAACCGGTAAAAACAATTATTGATAAATCGCGAATAAAGGTTTACGATAGGTTTAATCATTTACTAGTGAACGAGCTTCACAGCAGTATGTATAGAAGCAATTATAATGCGATTAAAAATTATCTCACCGAACATAGTGCTGATATTATTCCTGACTTTATACAGTTGACAGCTACATTAAAACGTGAAATGCTCGATTCAGGATTTGTTTATTCCAACGTCGGTTCCGGGTATAATAAATTTACGCGCGATTCTATGGAGATGATCTTTAATAATGCGAAAAGATCAAATGAATTGATCATGTACAAAAGTGATGGCACATTTAATTATTCCATAAAAAAAGGATTTCGTATGAATGCTGCGGGAAAAATTGTTCCATCCTACACTATAGAAAAAAAATGGGATGATCGTTTCCCGGCTAATTGTGTTCAGGAATATAAAATAGTGCAATACCCAAGTTATACTTTCACAAATTACGGCCCTGGAAAATTTGCTGAAGAGGAAGATGAAGAGGCAGTGGAGGATGTCGACAGGATTAATCTTTCTCCAAATCCCGCGCATAATTTTATAAAAGTGTGGCTTCCTGAAAGTGCTTCCGGACTTAAATTATATGTATATGATAATACCGGGCGACTAAAACTTGAAAACCCTATAATAGATGGCGTTACCGAATTTAATGTTAATATAAGTTCTTTTGATAGGGGAATTTATATCCTCAAATTAATAGGAGATACTGTTAATTATTCGGAAACCTTTATTAAAAATTGA
- the xseB gene encoding exodeoxyribonuclease VII small subunit, with product MKDKMNYTEAFEELQTIVAEIEDGEISVDELSEKVKRAALLIKICKSKLTSTEEDVNKILKELDEDA from the coding sequence ATGAAAGATAAAATGAATTATACCGAAGCATTCGAAGAACTTCAAACCATAGTTGCTGAAATTGAAGACGGTGAAATATCTGTTGACGAATTATCAGAAAAAGTAAAACGCGCTGCTCTCCTTATAAAGATCTGTAAATCAAAATTAACATCAACAGAAGAAGATGTAAATAAAATTTTGAAAGAATTGGACGAAGACGCGTGA
- the xseA gene encoding exodeoxyribonuclease VII large subunit, whose protein sequence is MSEKLNNKTIFSLLEVTKSIQKTISERYKTDFWVKAEMNKLNLYRHSGHCYPELVEKQGEKVVAQIRSILWKDDYVRINNAFLKILQEPLKDGIKILFLANITFDPVHGLSLRIMDIDPGYTLGDLEREKQETIQRLQTEGIFGLNKTMKLSLLPKRIAIISVESSKGYADFTRVLDSNNWNYKFFHMLFPSVLQGEKAIPSISRQLSRIKKVKQHFDVVAIIRGGGGDVGLSCYNNYALAKEIALFPLPVITGIGHATNLTVSEMISYENAITPTKIAEYLLQKFHNFSVPVQKAQDFIIDESQQLLTDQNIKLRSYTQLFRSVVENKLLSNNSIIKEQIRSIVQQSGFLFKNERLSLSTIMADMQKDATASCRTSALNIQNLNSRIQVLLSGYVKNKNLELDHLEKNMINMSPKKVLQRGYSITLFKGKAIKNTSELNAGDEIKTIILNGEINSTVNKIKEGEST, encoded by the coding sequence ATGTCAGAAAAATTAAACAATAAAACAATTTTTTCCTTACTGGAGGTTACCAAAAGTATTCAGAAAACAATTTCTGAGCGCTATAAAACAGATTTTTGGGTAAAGGCAGAAATGAATAAACTCAATCTTTATCGGCATTCGGGACATTGTTATCCGGAATTAGTAGAAAAACAAGGAGAAAAAGTAGTTGCCCAAATACGTTCCATTTTGTGGAAGGATGATTATGTAAGAATTAATAATGCATTTTTAAAAATATTACAGGAACCATTAAAAGACGGGATAAAAATTTTATTTCTGGCAAATATTACCTTCGATCCTGTACATGGTTTGTCGCTTCGCATAATGGATATAGATCCCGGATATACTTTGGGGGATCTTGAAAGGGAAAAACAGGAAACAATTCAGCGTTTGCAAACGGAAGGAATTTTCGGATTAAATAAAACCATGAAATTATCATTATTGCCAAAACGTATTGCAATAATTTCAGTGGAATCAAGTAAAGGGTATGCCGATTTCACAAGAGTGCTAGATTCTAACAATTGGAATTATAAATTTTTTCACATGCTTTTTCCTTCAGTTTTACAGGGTGAAAAAGCCATTCCTTCCATAAGCCGGCAATTATCCAGAATTAAAAAGGTGAAACAACATTTTGATGTAGTTGCAATAATTCGAGGGGGTGGGGGAGATGTTGGATTATCTTGTTATAATAATTATGCCCTCGCAAAAGAAATAGCCTTATTTCCGCTTCCGGTTATAACGGGTATAGGACATGCTACCAACCTCACAGTATCAGAAATGATCTCCTACGAAAATGCAATTACCCCAACTAAAATTGCGGAATATCTCTTACAGAAATTTCACAATTTTTCCGTTCCGGTACAAAAGGCGCAAGATTTTATAATTGATGAATCGCAACAATTATTAACTGATCAAAACATAAAACTGAGATCCTACACCCAACTATTCAGATCGGTGGTCGAAAATAAATTGCTTTCCAATAACAGTATCATTAAAGAACAAATACGCAGTATCGTTCAACAGTCCGGATTTTTATTTAAAAATGAACGATTGTCACTTTCAACAATTATGGCAGATATGCAAAAGGATGCAACTGCCTCCTGCAGAACATCAGCATTAAATATCCAAAATCTAAATAGTAGAATTCAGGTATTGTTATCAGGTTATGTCAAGAATAAAAATCTGGAACTCGATCATCTGGAAAAAAATATGATCAATATGAGCCCTAAAAAAGTTTTGCAGCGGGGATATAGTATAACCTTGTTTAAAGGAAAAGCCATAAAAAATACATCTGAATTAAATGCAGGAGATGAAATAAAAACGATAATTTTGAACGGCGAAATAAATAGCACCGTTAATAAAATAAAAGAGGGCGAATCAACATGA
- a CDS encoding biotin--[acetyl-CoA-carboxylase] ligase, translating into MAKLRILLRALENTVFLGKELIHLDRVDSTNTYLKELLNSDKRPNEGLLVFAEDQFAGKGQLGATWKSELGENIAVSILFSPTFLEPKQIFYFNKAIALAVRDCVEYFMGKQPEQKIKVSIKWPNDILVGDRKVAGVLIENIFRANTIENSIVGIGINVNQEFIKEKTLFAISLKELISANIDISDTLLILCAKLEKYYFLLRGYNFKEIDGLYHKHLFGLGEDKNFIVNGTTFKGVIKGVGEDGLLHIEVDGGIRAFEVKQIEFVK; encoded by the coding sequence ATGGCAAAGTTACGAATTCTTTTGCGGGCTCTTGAAAATACGGTATTCCTGGGAAAGGAGCTCATACATCTCGACAGGGTGGATAGCACTAATACCTATCTTAAAGAGCTGCTCAATTCTGATAAACGTCCAAATGAAGGATTATTGGTATTTGCAGAGGATCAATTTGCAGGAAAAGGACAACTCGGAGCAACCTGGAAAAGCGAACTCGGAGAAAATATAGCGGTAAGTATCCTGTTCTCCCCAACCTTTTTGGAACCGAAACAGATCTTTTATTTTAACAAGGCAATTGCTCTTGCCGTGAGAGATTGTGTGGAATACTTTATGGGCAAGCAACCTGAGCAGAAGATAAAAGTTTCCATTAAATGGCCTAATGATATTTTAGTTGGGGATAGGAAGGTTGCCGGTGTTTTAATCGAAAATATCTTTCGGGCTAATACAATTGAAAATAGTATTGTAGGGATAGGAATTAATGTCAATCAAGAATTTATAAAGGAAAAAACATTATTTGCCATTTCTTTAAAGGAATTAATAAGTGCTAATATTGATATTTCTGATACGCTTTTAATTTTATGTGCAAAACTGGAAAAATATTATTTTCTTTTAAGGGGATATAACTTTAAGGAAATAGATGGTTTATATCACAAACATTTGTTTGGTTTGGGGGAGGATAAAAATTTTATTGTGAATGGAACTACATTCAAAGGAGTAATAAAAGGTGTTGGGGAAGATGGCCTGCTCCATATTGAAGTTGATGGAGGCATAAGGGCGTTTGAAGTAAAACAGATTGAGTTCGTTAAATAA
- the rsfS gene encoding ribosome silencing factor has protein sequence MTDAVIESIQDKKGENIVHLDLSSLNDAATDHFIICHADSTTQVRAIANHIVENVFEITGMKPLGKEGFENCEWVLVDYMNVVVHVFYRETRNFYQLEELWHDALVKKVS, from the coding sequence TTGACCGATGCCGTCATTGAAAGTATTCAGGATAAAAAGGGTGAAAATATCGTTCATCTGGACTTAAGCAGTTTAAATGATGCTGCAACAGACCATTTTATCATTTGCCACGCGGATTCAACCACGCAAGTTAGAGCTATAGCAAACCATATTGTAGAAAATGTGTTTGAGATTACAGGCATGAAACCTTTAGGAAAAGAGGGTTTTGAAAACTGCGAATGGGTATTGGTGGATTATATGAATGTAGTTGTTCATGTTTTTTATCGTGAAACCCGCAATTTTTATCAATTGGAGGAGCTATGGCACGATGCCTTAGTTAAAAAAGTAAGTTAA
- the ftsH gene encoding ATP-dependent zinc metalloprotease FtsH, whose product MSTEQNNQNKNKPTPQKKFNFYWIYAVIAAVLIAFMYFPFEGNPVELKDIKKFNTEMLQKGDVNRIVIVNDDYAEIYIKADRLTNEPYKKDKVPEKGAQYKYKVTTPDAFINQLNDWQASWPEENKLQPESEERTNVLMSLLSWILPFVLILGIWIFIMRRVTGGGGMGGGGQIFNIGKSKANLYDKDTKVNVTFNDVAGLDEAKEEVMEVVDFLKNPKKYTALGGKIPKGVLLVGSPGTGKTLLAKAMAGEAQVPFFSISGSDFVEMFVGVGASRVRDLFRQAREKAPCIIFIDEIDAIGRARGKNMIQSNDERENTLNQLLVEMDGFGTDKGVIILAATNRPDVLDPALLRPGRFDRQISIDKPDLAGREQIFKVHLKPIKVSPEVDPHKLALQTPGFAGADIANVCNEAALIAARRGKKFVEMQDFNDAVDRVIGGLEKKNKLISQDEKKIVAYHEAGHAICGWYLEHADPLVKVSIVPRGIAALGYAQYLPKEQYLYTKEQLIDMMCMTLGGRAAEDIIFGKISTGAQNDLERITKMSYAMVTIYGMNEVIGNISYNDQSQDYRFAKPYSEQTATVIDEEVRKLIAAAYIRTKELLSTKKVQLEIIAKELLDKEIIFKADMDRLIGQRPFDEKHHEAVKLEEKETIVISENGADHVVPEVEKLKPEDTEVKPF is encoded by the coding sequence ATGAGTACAGAACAAAACAATCAAAACAAGAACAAACCGACACCGCAAAAGAAGTTTAATTTCTATTGGATCTATGCAGTGATAGCAGCAGTTTTAATAGCATTTATGTATTTTCCGTTTGAAGGAAACCCTGTGGAATTAAAGGATATTAAGAAATTTAATACCGAAATGCTTCAAAAGGGTGATGTTAATCGCATTGTTATCGTGAATGATGATTATGCCGAGATATACATTAAAGCAGACCGTTTAACGAACGAACCCTATAAAAAGGACAAGGTTCCGGAAAAAGGTGCCCAGTATAAATATAAGGTTACCACACCGGATGCCTTTATTAATCAATTGAACGATTGGCAGGCGAGCTGGCCTGAAGAAAATAAACTTCAGCCGGAAAGTGAAGAACGCACTAATGTGTTGATGAGTCTTTTGAGCTGGATATTGCCTTTTGTATTGATTCTTGGTATCTGGATCTTTATTATGCGCAGAGTTACCGGTGGCGGTGGCATGGGCGGCGGCGGACAGATATTTAATATCGGTAAGTCGAAAGCTAATCTTTACGATAAGGACACCAAGGTGAATGTTACATTTAACGATGTTGCCGGATTGGATGAAGCCAAGGAAGAAGTAATGGAAGTAGTGGATTTTCTCAAAAATCCTAAAAAATATACCGCTTTGGGCGGAAAAATACCGAAAGGGGTGCTTTTAGTAGGTAGTCCGGGAACGGGAAAAACGCTTTTAGCCAAGGCTATGGCTGGTGAAGCGCAGGTTCCTTTCTTCAGTATTTCGGGTTCCGATTTTGTGGAGATGTTTGTGGGAGTAGGTGCGAGCCGTGTTCGTGACCTCTTCCGTCAGGCTCGTGAAAAGGCCCCATGTATCATATTCATAGATGAAATTGACGCAATAGGACGCGCCAGGGGCAAGAATATGATCCAAAGCAACGACGAGCGTGAGAACACCCTCAATCAATTGTTGGTGGAAATGGATGGGTTTGGGACCGACAAGGGTGTAATAATTCTCGCTGCCACGAACCGTCCGGATGTTTTGGACCCTGCTTTATTGCGTCCGGGACGTTTTGACCGTCAGATCTCTATCGATAAACCGGATCTTGCAGGACGTGAGCAAATATTTAAGGTGCATTTGAAGCCTATCAAGGTTTCTCCGGAAGTTGACCCTCATAAGTTGGCGTTACAAACTCCTGGTTTTGCGGGTGCCGATATTGCAAATGTTTGTAACGAAGCAGCTCTAATTGCAGCCAGAAGAGGAAAGAAATTTGTGGAGATGCAGGATTTTAATGATGCTGTTGACCGTGTTATTGGTGGATTAGAAAAGAAAAATAAACTGATATCTCAGGATGAGAAAAAAATAGTTGCTTATCACGAAGCAGGACATGCAATTTGTGGATGGTATTTGGAACACGCTGATCCATTAGTGAAAGTGAGTATAGTTCCAAGAGGAATTGCTGCTTTAGGTTATGCTCAATATCTTCCAAAAGAACAGTATCTATATACCAAAGAACAATTGATAGATATGATGTGTATGACTTTAGGTGGAAGAGCGGCTGAGGATATCATTTTTGGAAAAATAAGCACAGGTGCACAAAACGACCTGGAGCGCATTACCAAAATGAGTTATGCTATGGTTACCATTTATGGTATGAACGAAGTGATTGGAAATATTTCTTATAACGATCAGAGTCAGGATTATCGTTTTGCAAAACCCTATTCTGAGCAAACTGCAACCGTTATTGATGAAGAAGTGCGAAAATTAATTGCTGCTGCTTATATCAGAACAAAGGAATTATTATCCACTAAAAAAGTACAATTAGAAATAATCGCCAAAGAATTACTGGATAAGGAAATTATCTTCAAAGCAGATATGGACAGACTTATTGGTCAGCGTCCTTTTGATGAAAAACATCATGAAGCGGTGAAATTGGAGGAGAAAGAAACGATAGTAATTTCAGAAAATGGAGCGGATCATGTTGTGCCTGAAGTGGAAAAATTAAAGCCGGAGGATACGGAGGTGAAACCTTTTTGA